GGAGTTCAGGGTGCTCATTATATCGTGGATAAGGTAGGAAAGGATGCTACTGTTGTCATCTTAGAAGTACCTACCTCTGGTTCTGTTTCTGAACTTAGAAAGAAAGGATTTGTTGAAACAGCAGCTGAAATTGCACCAAATCTAAATATTATAACTTATGCTACACAATTTACACGTGAAGATGGATTGAAGGACTTTGCTGATATCCTTACTAGTAACAATAAGATAGATGCAGTTTACTCCATGGATGATGAGACATCTATAGGTGTATTACAGGCAATTGTGGAAGCCGGAAGAACGGATGTTAAGGTAGTAACTGGCGGTGGAGGTATGCAAGAATACTTTAGAATGATGCCAGAAAATGAGAATATCTGGGTTCAATCAGCTCTATATAGTCCAGCAATGGTAAAGGATGCAGTAGACATAGCACTTAAGCTGTTAAAGGGCGAAGATGTTGCCGCGGAAACTATTATCCCAACAACTATTGTTGATAGAGACAACTACGCAGATTTCCTAGATGAAAATTCACCATATTAATTACAGTGAACAGTAAGCAGTTTAGACCCGGGATCCTTCGTTAGTAAGGCTGATACTGTCTGTTTTACCCCGCAAGGGGGCATACAGCAGGATGACAGAACGATATCATTCCGAGCGTAGTCGAAGAATCTCGGGTTTTAATTGACACTGCCATAGCCTCCGTATACATAGATAGAAATGGGTGTGATTTTGTGATTGAGATGAAGAATATAGTAAAGTCATTTGGTAGTAATAATGTTTTAAAGGATGTGTCAATTACCATAAATGATGGAGAAATTTGTGCGTTAATAGGAGAAAATGGAGCAGGCAAATCCACTTTGATGAATATTTTAGGTGGAGTACACAAAATGGACTATGGTTCGCTCTATATTAATGGGAATAAGGTGGAATTCAATAATCCAGCTGATTCATTAAACTCAGGAATTGCATTTATACATCAGGAATTAAACCTAGTAAATGATTTACCTATCTATGAAAATATGTTTCTTGGAAGGGAGATCAAAAGTAAAAGAGGCAGACTTAATTTGGAGAAGATGATAGAGGAAACAGAGAATATCTTTAAGGAGATAAATGTTGATTTAAACCCTAAGACTTATGTCCGTGACCTTGACGCATCTTATAAACAGATTGTTGAAATATGTAGGGCTATTATGATGAATGCTTCAATAATTATTATGGATGAGCCTACTACTTCCTTGACTGAGCCTGAAATAAAGAGAGTTTTTAATATGATGAAAACATTGAGGGATAGAGGTGTGGGAATTATCTTCATATCACATAAGTTAAATGAGGTAATGGAAATCTGTGAAAGATATATGGTTCTACGTGATGGAAAACTTGTTGCGAATGGTATGGTTAAATTTATAACTA
The DNA window shown above is from Tissierella sp. Yu-01 and carries:
- a CDS encoding ABC transporter substrate-binding protein, encoding MKKVITLMLAFALLISMVGCGTTSTSGGGGDKHKIGILAPAVTHGWVAAVAYHAEARAKELTDEVEYNIQTSSNAEEMTAQLDDLMTWGADAIVAFPQWTGMEVPMQKALDAGIRIVNFDIVIDLDGVYRVSGDNEDMGVQGAHYIVDKVGKDATVVILEVPTSGSVSELRKKGFVETAAEIAPNLNIITYATQFTREDGLKDFADILTSNNKIDAVYSMDDETSIGVLQAIVEAGRTDVKVVTGGGGMQEYFRMMPENENIWVQSALYSPAMVKDAVDIALKLLKGEDVAAETIIPTTIVDRDNYADFLDENSPY